The genomic interval ATAGATCTTGAAGtatcaaaatgatatttgaacCTTAAATCTATTACTTTATTTCATTGACTCAAAATGACATTATTATAAAGGAAGTAAACATAAGAAgcactaatttaaaattttaaaagctaaAGTATATTTGTAATTGAGAAAGCGAACATAACTCAACTAACACGTAAGAGTATTAGAAAGTCTTGCACCTATTGTACATTTATATTTCCCAATTTCTTGCTACACAAACACTCTCATCTAGTTGGCCAAACATCGTTGCTCTTGGCCTACTAATTTCACTACCACAGAAAATACGAAATACCAAGCCTTTTCTCCTTAGACTAGTAAAAAGTCATTGACAAGAAGACAAACTTTTTCTTCTTATACTAGTAAAAGGTCAGATCAATATCAACATCTATATAGCGTAATAAATGACAATTTTACAATACTACAATAATGTTTGATTGTTTCAGAACATATCTTAAATGAATGCTCTTCCATTTATGGTAAAAAGAGAATGATTGAatacttaaaaaagaaaagtcaaACCCAGCAAAAGAAAAAGGTTACTCATTCCCTTCCCACCAAAGCAATGAACAAATCTTTAGTTGGTAGCCGAATGCCAGTAACTTTCGGTGGCCACAGCTGTCCAGATTCAGCAAATAGATTCAGATTTCAATTAAGTACATTCGGATTGGTTTCGATTTCTCATCCATTTTCATTCAATTCGTTCAAGTTATTATGAAGTCAAATTCACATGCTTCCTTAGACGGCTATGTTTCGTATGGCCTAGACTTTTGTACTTTGTCTAGTTGTCGAGCTTTCGGAAGCGGATGATCTTATTGTCTGCATGCAAGTGTTATTTCTTATGTTAATTGTTCTCGTTTTTATAATTTCGTGGCTTACTCACTTGCACTATTTTTTCTTCTGTCCTCTATTCGATATGGGGATTGTGTTGGTATTCGGCTGTTTTACTGCAGTTtgctttaaagaaaaaaaaaggtttgtgcaggataaaaaaagaattatagaCTGAAGCTTCAAAACTGCCTCCTTGATGGGTCATGTATTTGTAATCTAATGGGCTCGCCAATATTTACATGAATCAAAATGGGGATtgaaaggaagagaaaaagatggaaagcaattaattaacaatttaaaataaattactttGGAAGCAGAGGCATTGCATTAGACATTGAAACagtcatcttcatcttcattcaTCCTGTTCCAATGGATGAGGACGAGGAGAGCCATTGAAGAAGGCTTCACAATCAAACAAAAGACCAGTTTATGAATGAGAAGGCAAGGCAATGGACTGTTGTTTCATCTGCCTCGAGGACTTTCCATGCAACAGCTTGTTCGTATGAAACATGTCGCCCCATTGTTGATGCACAGATTCCTCCCGGCAAGTATGCAAATCCCTGATTGTAAAGGCAAACACAGTTAAACAAATATGCATTTGGAGCAATACCAAACTAGCAGCATCTTGATGCAATTCAATTGAGTGGGTTAAATCTACCTGCTGCATCAACTTTGGGAAATCAGCACACAAGGCTTTGCGACCTGACTCGTCGAATATCTTATCCAAGGTGATGTCTTGTAAAGCTACTAGAGTTGTTTCCAACATGTCAAGTCCAGCTTGGTTTGCAAACAGGAAAACAGGCAGTGACTGCTGCGAGTGAAACCAGAAAAAATTCTCCATTCAGTTTACTACTGCTATTATCGAATCGATCAAATTACTGACAAGAAAAGTTTCCATATGCCACTTTTGTCAATGTACCTTCAGCGAACAGCACAATATTGCATCCTGATGATTCCAGAGATTTTTCAAAAGCGAATCACATTCCAAGGAATCTGACTTGATCAACTCCGTTCCCAATTGGAAACTGAAATAAGACATCGTTTAAAAGAAGTTTAATAAAATCACATCTATCTACAAGGCCTTGAAATGACACTGCTAAACTCTGAAAATCTCACCAAGCCTTGTTATATTCTCAATATTTCCTACTTCTGGCTGTACATAAAAATTAAAGTATGAActgtttgaaagaaaaattgtgaTCAAAGATACCTATAGCTCTTGCATATCCAATGTGCTAGAGTAAGAGCTTCTGGAGAACCAGGAGACAGCTTTGGACCTAGTGCTGGACCGCCCCCAGATGGGGATATGGCCATAGCAACTCTCTGCACCGAGGAAATGACACTACGTACGTACTGGTGTGCCATGTTTGCAACATTATCCTGCATGCTGCTTTCAAAAGGAAACTGGAATGCAATAGTTAACACCGATCTAGCGCTCTGACTTGATGATGCATCTCCTCCAGCAGTATTGCTTGTTCCAGAACCCACTTCAAGACTCGATGTTAGATCCAGAGTCCGTTGACTACCTTTAGCATCACTCTGCATCAAGAAATCATTAGGTTGTAAGGTATCATTCACATGAGCAAATGAAAATTCGGCACAAGGCGTGTTTGAAACATGGCAATACCCATATCCTAAAACATAAGTTCCTTAGGTCACAAAATAATGTCATGGTCAAACCAAAGTAAAAATTCTAGAATGAGAACAAGGCTGTAGCCTGTACTTTAGAATTCAATATTCAAGAATGAGACTTATGCTTACAGCAAGATTATAGCATCCACATCAAGAATTTTGCCACTGATTAAGTATGGAGAACTACTACAAATTCGTATGAAACAATTATACTCAACTGTTCTTGAATCCAATGGGATGATTCGAAAGCCAGAAGGCAGCAAAGGGGCATCGTCCGGAAACATTTCATCAATAGGAGCAAAAACGAGTTCTGAACACGCTCCTACAGCATTCTCGTCAATTCCACTACATATCTGGAACAGAAGCAACTTATTGTTAAGCCAGACAAGATCACGACCATCCAAAAAACTTCTATTCACAATCAAATAGTTAAACCAACCTGAAGAAGATGAATGTCCCTTGAAACAAAGGCATCTTCTTGTACCATAGGATGTCCTTCAAGTCGAATCACTTCAAGCAACTGTAACACACAATAATCAGtacccaaaaaacaaaaaacttgtgTTTGATGTGGTTTATCAgcaaaacaatgaaaatgtatgTCCTTAAGCAACGGACACTGATGTAACTTTGACAACCAGATTTTTTTTTCCGGGtggggtttttcttttttgggtggGGGGAGTGCCCAAATAGTATAACATGAATTGAGTTGCCTTCTGATGACTCATATAGTATAATACTATGACGTTTTGCTTATAATTCTGATTCGAAACCACTGTTGGAGAAAAACTATTGGATTTCAACATGTTACTCCTCCTTGCCAACAATATGGTATCTAGCTCACAAACAATGGATGACAAGAAACAGATGCCATTTAAAACAAACCTCTTCGTGCTCGATTGTGTGACCGAGTGGCATGATGATTTGGCTACCGGTAAACCTTGTGGGTCTCATCCCTGGATATGCATATGAATTGGCTTTAAGGGTTGCTGCAGAGTATGCATCAATGTTGAAATCAGCCCACTCTGAGCGATGTTCTCTCAAGAAACGAACTAACACAGCAGGAGGAACATTCTagcaagaaagaaaagaagaaaaatgaaaacaatcaTTACCTATTTGCATCTCATTAATGAGAGAGAATAATCATAACATATTTATCAATGAAGTTCATAACAACAAAATCCACGAGAAGAAAATAGCTACCACAAGTTGTTTAATGTAACACTGCAACAGTAAATAAACATACTTGGAGTAGCATGGATGCCTTTGCACAAAGAACTCCCCCAGGATATGTCAAGGAGTTAGCAGGGTTTGATGTTGTGCCAAAATTTTTCGTAGAATTCACAGTGAGTACCACATCCTCAGCACCTTCACAATTGATCAACGACCATCCATTGTCATTAAATCCATTCACTGCATCATTGAAACCCCTGAAAGAAGATAATGCACATATGAGTTTGACATACTGCTAGATTTATACGTTAATAAGAGAGTATGTATATACCTGCTCAATCTTTGGCTAAAGGTTCGCAAAACAGCAGGTTGCCGGCCAAGACCATAAACCACTTCACCACTTGTCTCCTGGGCTATTTGCCTAACATACCGCAGTGCCTTCACAAAGGCAAATGTTCATTCAGttgataaataaaaaacaaacaccaTTGTTAAATCATACTTTCTCTGTCCACTTCTCAGGAGCAGTACAGCATAACTGGCCATCAAAAACTCACTATCGTACATAGTGGCAATAGCCAGAAGAATAACTGTAGAATACCTAACAGGTCTATAGGTATTTGTATACTAACTTTTGCTTAATGGTATCTTCAGTAATAGTCCTTAGTAAAAAGGCCTCAATTTTCAAATTGCTACCAGAAAAATCACATTTCAGGATCATAtactcactctctctctctctctctctctcacacacacacacataatctagattaaaagactaaaatttctcaaaaaagATCTTCAATTCATCAGGAAAAATTCTCTTACTGCTATTGTCATCTTCTGAGCCACTACTTTCGATGATTCATAAAGTGGTCGCAACACCTCGGGAACATTCCATGCCTACAATATAGAAATAATAAGAGTAATGTTACAACCAAGAAATCAAGGTTTTCGAGAGTAGAAAAGATCTGGGAGAGCATTCAAAACAAACCTCAAGATTTAGGTGATCAACAATATGTATGATAGACCCACCACCCTCACATGGTCGAATCAGATAACCACTTGGGAGCATTTCAGCTCTCACAAACTGAGCAGCAGCAGCTTCACTAGGACCAGCACCAGAACCAGAGAGAGATCTCTCGCAAACCTGAAAATATGGAGGGTCAAGAAAATAACAGAAATTACCCTTTACATCTATTTTTCAAGAGCAATCAACTGCCTACAAATACCGGCAGTTGAATCCTGCATATTAAAGTCCAGAACAAATGTTTCATTTCCAATTGACAAAATGACGACTTCATGTGACAAAATAAAACTCATGCTTACCACAAGGCTGCCATTTTCTAAAGTTATTGTATATCTTAGAGTCCAAAAATCACGTGCAGGAGCAAGCGTAGTTGGAGCATATACCTACAACAGAGCTGACAACCCTCACTATTTTGCTCGATAAGACCATTACTAAAAGATGcaacaaggaaaaaaataaaaacgaacCAGTCCATTTTACCTGCGTGTAAACAAGTTCAATTGTCCCACCATTTCCAGCTGGAAACATGGTAAAAACCTCAAGGCTTCGACAATCACGAAACCACGATGGACGATCTTTAAGGATCTCTGCAATCTGCagaaaacttaattattaaaattcattttgcaGATTCGCGACCATTTTTCTGACATAAAACGGTCTTTACCTTCGAAGGCTCCAAACTTACAAGACCACAGGCTCTTGCTGCCACTCCACCACAACTTTGTGAAATGGCAAAGATCCCAACAGAATCCGGACCAGGCTGGCAGTAAATTATAATTCAGATATGATGTTATAGATAAGATAATAGTAGGTGAGTATAAAAACAGAAAAATCTAGCAAATAGAAAAAACGCATTAAAACCTTCATCCCAGGCATCTGGACCCAATCAACAGCAGTTCCTGTAGCCTTTGAAAGGAACTCTGCCAAGGTCTCCTCTGCAATGGAGAGGAGTCTGTGCCAAGCACATGGAAGACACAAAAGGCATGATGACAAGCTAACATAATGCTCATTTGGAGGTAAGAAGAAAGAACAGATCTATAATTGGTTTGGAAAATTACCCAGCTGGGTTATTAGCATCTCGTCGAGAAGGTTGAGGAGTGGTGACCACAGAATCACAGCTTGCATCAGTAGTTGCTGCTGCTGGCACCTACAACAGCagaaataacaataataacaatagGATCATAAACCACCATTTATAGAAACATAAGGCAAATATAGAAAATTCTTCTGCACCAAAATGGCAGCCAGGATTCTAACATTTACAAAACAATTTTACCACCTCGCCTAGTATTAACTAAACTCTGCCGTAAATGTGCCAACATATACTAAATGTCAAACCATCAACATGTTAAATATAGGAAATATATCACTTTTAATCTAAACAAAAAGAAACGACCCCCTTTAACAAGACTAAACTTTTAGGATATCTGTAAATCCACACAAGTAAAACTAGCAGAGATGGATATAGAATAATTATGCTTACTGTTTGCAATTGCTGCCTCATAAACCCATTTTCACACACCAATTGCGACACTTGCTTCTGCAGCCGATCATTCTCCTCCATCAACAACTTGTTCATCGCATTCAATTTTCTGTTCACCGTTTGCAGCCGAGAAGCCTCCTTCCTTTGCTTCTCCCTACATCTGCATGAACAAACACCATTACCATTCCGCATCCCAGAACAGCAAAACTTCAAAAGCGAAGAGAAAAACAAGCTTAAGAACTATGATTAAAGCTGTTCTCGGGTTAAGTAAACAAAAGCTTCATAATACCGTAGCCAAATGCCACCACCGGTGTCTAGATATTTGAAACCGTAACAATTGCAGGAAAAGTGAATCATTTTAGGCATAAAATCAGATCAAGAAACGGAAGAGAGAAGAAATGGTAAGAGATACGAATGAGGAAGGAGGATTGAAGAAATACCTGCGATTCTGAAACCAAACTTTGATCTGCTTGGGCTCTATGTTGGAAAGAATTGGGCAATCCCGCACAAGCTGCTGACGTCGAAGAGAACTTGGCTTGGGGCACTCAGCATAGACTCGCTCAAGAGCCTCCACCTGTTCTGCTGTGTAACGAACGTACTTCCCAGAACTATCAAGATGCCTGGTTATACTTCCACTACTACTCtctctatgatgagctatagCCATGGCCATTTCGTCCAAAACCCACAGTACCCCAAGCTAAAAAAGACGAAAACCCCAACAAAGAAACCAAAAGAGAGGTTGATGGGGATTCAATTTCAGAGCATAAAAACCCCAAATAGAAAATGGGTAACAGTAAAAACTCAGTTTCTAAACCTTAGAACTCGTGAAACGAAAGAAAAATGGCAAATGGGGTTGCAAAATGACGACCTGTAAAACAGAGACTCAGCTCAAAATTCAGAACAGTACCCCCCCCTTTACTCTGGTCCAGAAAGGAAAGGTAATCAGTTAGGGAAGTTGAAGTAGAGAAACATGGGGATGGCTGGAATGGGTATGGGGGACAGAGAAAGAGCATTAGAAAGAAAGGGAGGAATCAGGGGAGAATGAATGCGGTGGCGAAGCAGCAGAGAAACATgtagaaggagaaggagaaggagaagaagaagaagaagaagaagaagacgaagagggaagaaagaaaagaagaaaaaaagggggAGGAGAGTGAGAGAGCGTGAGAAACATGAGAGGGGTGGTGAAGAAGTTGAAAATGGAAGAGCCCTAATGatcagaaga from Benincasa hispida cultivar B227 chromosome 10, ASM972705v1, whole genome shotgun sequence carries:
- the LOC120088374 gene encoding homeobox-leucine zipper protein REVOLUTA-like isoform X1 — its product is MAMAIAHHRESSSGSITRHLDSSGKYVRYTAEQVEALERVYAECPKPSSLRRQQLVRDCPILSNIEPKQIKVWFQNRRCREKQRKEASRLQTVNRKLNAMNKLLMEENDRLQKQVSQLVCENGFMRQQLQTVPAAATTDASCDSVVTTPQPSRRDANNPAGLLSIAEETLAEFLSKATGTAVDWVQMPGMKPGPDSVGIFAISQSCGGVAARACGLVSLEPSKIAEILKDRPSWFRDCRSLEVFTMFPAGNGGTIELVYTQVYAPTTLAPARDFWTLRYTITLENGSLVVCERSLSGSGAGPSEAAAAQFVRAEMLPSGYLIRPCEGGGSIIHIVDHLNLEAWNVPEVLRPLYESSKVVAQKMTIAALRYVRQIAQETSGEVVYGLGRQPAVLRTFSQRLSRGFNDAVNGFNDNGWSLINCEGAEDVVLTVNSTKNFGTTSNPANSLTYPGGVLCAKASMLLQNVPPAVLVRFLREHRSEWADFNIDAYSAATLKANSYAYPGMRPTRFTGSQIIMPLGHTIEHEELLEVIRLEGHPMVQEDAFVSRDIHLLQICSGIDENAVGACSELVFAPIDEMFPDDAPLLPSGFRIIPLDSRTSDAKGSQRTLDLTSSLEVGSGTSNTAGGDASSSQSARSVLTIAFQFPFESSMQDNVANMAHQYVRSVISSVQRVAMAISPSGGGPALGPKLSPGSPEALTLAHWICKSYSFQLGTELIKSDSLECDSLLKNLWNHQDAILCCSLKQSLPVFLFANQAGLDMLETTLVALQDITLDKIFDESGRKALCADFPKLMQQGFAYLPGGICASTMGRHVSYEQAVAWKVLEADETTVHCLAFSFINWSFV
- the LOC120088374 gene encoding homeobox-leucine zipper protein REVOLUTA-like isoform X2, which gives rise to MAMAIAHHRESSSGSITRHLDSSGKYVRYTAEQVEALERVYAECPKPSSLRRQQLVRDCPILSNIEPKQIKVWFQNRRCREKQRKEASRLQTVNRKLNAMNKLLMEENDRLQKQVSQLVCENGFMRQQLQTVPAAATTDASCDSVVTTPQPSRRDANNPAGLLSIAEETLAEFLSKATGTAVDWVQMPGMKPGPDSVGIFAISQSCGGVAARACGLVSLEPSKIAEILKDRPSWFRDCRSLEVFTMFPAGNGGTIELVYTQVYAPTTLAPARDFWTLRYTITLENGSLVVCERSLSGSGAGPSEAAAAQFVRAEMLPSGYLIRPCEGGGSIIHIVDHLNLEAWNVPEVLRPLYESSKVVAQKMTIAALRYVRQIAQETSGEVVYGLGRQPAVLRTFSQRLSRGFNDAVNGFNDNGWSLINCEGAEDVVLTVNSTKNFGTTSNPANSLTYPGGVLCAKASMLLQNVPPAVLVRFLREHRSEWADFNIDAYSAATLKANSYAYPGMRPTRFTGSQIIMPLGHTIEHEELLEVIRLEGHPMVQEDAFVSRDIHLLQICSGIDENAVGACSELVFAPIDEMFPDDAPLLPSGFRIIPLDSRTSDAKGSQRTLDLTSSLEVGSGTSNTAGGDASSSQSARSVLTIAFQFPFESSMQDNVANMAHQYVRSVISSVQRVAMAISPSGGGPALGPKLSPGSPEALTLAHWICKSYSFQLGTELIKSDSLECDSLLKNLWNHQDAILCCSLKSLPVFLFANQAGLDMLETTLVALQDITLDKIFDESGRKALCADFPKLMQQGFAYLPGGICASTMGRHVSYEQAVAWKVLEADETTVHCLAFSFINWSFV